The genomic DNA TCGGCTCCGTCGGAGAGCTTGACCAGGCCTCCTTCGCAGGAGTTCAGCCGGGTGCCCATCTTGACCTCCATGCCGCGCTCGCGGAGCTGCTCGGCGGTCCACTTGCCCATCTCGGGGCCGACCTCGGGAAGGATGCGGTCGGTCGCCTCGACGAGAACCCAGCGCATGTCCTCGCGGGAGACGTTGCGGTAGTAGCGGACGGCGTCGACGGCCATGTCCTCCAGCTCGGCGAGCGCCTCGACACCCGCGAAGCCGCCGCCGACCACGACGAACGTCAGCGCCCTGCGGCGCAGGGCCTCGTCGCCGTCGGACTCGGCCCGGTCAAGGAGTTCGAGCACCCGGTTGCGGAGCGCGATCGACTCGCCGACCGTCTTGAAGCCGATCGCGGCGTCGGCGAGGCCGGGGATGGGGAGCGTACGGGAGACCGAACCGGCCGCCATGACCACGATGTCGTAGTCGATCTCATGGGGCGTGCCGACATTGGGCGCGAAAGTGACCGACTTGGCCGCGTGGTTGACCTTGGAGACCTTGCCGTTGAGGATCGTCGCCTTCTTCAGCACCCGGCGGAGCGGGACGACCACGTGCCGGGGCGAGAGGTTTCCCGCCGCGGCCTCGGGCAGGAACGGCTGGTAGGTCATGTGGGATTCGGGAGTGAGGACGGTGATGTGCACGCTGCCGTCGCGCAGTTCCTTGCGGAGCGTGTGCTGCAGGCGCAGCACGGTGTAGAGACCGACGTAGCCCCCACCGACGACCACGATGTGCTTGGAGTTGCGGTTCACTTCGGCGCCATCCTTAGGTTCACGGCTTGTGAAAGCTTTCACAAGCATACGTCGGTCCACCGTTTCGCGCCACGCCCCCCTTGGTCAAATCATGGATTTTTTGACCAGAGCGAGATATCGATCTACATTCTCCTAAGAAATTTGGCAAATATTCTCTTTGTGATCGAGTTCACAAGCAACGCAAGGCGTTCGCCCTGGTGAACAGCGCGTCAAGCATCCCGGCCGTCACCCGGCCGGTGAAAGTGTTCTGCTGGCTCGGGTGGTAGCAGCCCAGAAGATGCACCGGAGTTCCGTCACGGGAGATCTTCACCTCGGCGCCGTGCCCGAAGGGCGGCCTCGGGCGCGGCAGGTCGTATCCGGCGTCCCTCAGCGCGGGCCAGACCGCCTGCCAGGCGTAACCCCCCAGGGCGACCACCACCCGCACGCTTCCGGCGACCAGCGCGATCTCCCGGGTCAGCCACGGGAAGCAGGCGGCTCGCTCCGCCGGCTCGGGCTTGTTGGCGGGCGGGGCGCAACGGACGGCGGCCACCATGCGCGCGCCGATGAGCCGCTGCCCGTCGCCCGCGTGGACGCTGGTCTCCTGCGCGGCCAGGCCCGTCCGGTGCAGCGAGGCGAACAGCCAATCCCCGCTCCGGTCTCCGGTGAAGATGCGACCGGTGCGGTTGCCGCCGTGCGCGGCCGGCGCCAGCCCCACGATGAGGACCTCCGGCTGCTCCTCCCCCCACCCGGCGATGGGCCGCCCCCAGTAGGTCTCCTCGGCGAAGGCCCGCCGTCTGACCGTCGCGACCTCCTCGCGCCACTCCACCAGACGCGGGCAGGCCCGGCAGACCGACTGCCGGGCCGTGAGTTCGGCGAGCGTACGGCTCGCGCCCGCGAGCTCGGCCACCTCCGCGGGATCGTGCGCGACGGGGGTGTCCGGCCGGGCGGGGTCGTCCGGCCAGCCGGATCCGGGGGGAACATGACTCATGACCTCGATGGTGCCCGATCGGCGGCGGTTCATCGGCCCGGGAGGCCGTCCGACCCCGGCAGCGCGGGAAAGCGCGGGAAAAGCGAAAGAGCGGCGCCCGCTGGATGCGGGCACCGCTCTTTCGTGTCTCTTCAGCCGAGGTCAGGCGTCAGCCGCCGTCCCCGGCCCTTTTCAGGCCTTGCAGACGGCCGCGTAGTTCACCACGTCCGAGCCGGCGCCGTCGATCGCCAGCTTGACGCTGCCGCCCTTCAGGCCGTCCGAGTCGCTGGTGAACGAGACGGACTGGCTGCCCGCCGACGTGAAGTCGAGGGCGCCGGTCTTGACGACCGTGCCGTCGAGGGACCAGGTGTACTTGATCTTGATCGGGCCGGTGGCGTAGATGCTGCCGGTGCCGCTGACCGAGGCCTTCGGGCAGGTGGCCGCGGTCTGGGTGGCCGCCGTGCCGTTCTCGACCCATGCCTTCGCAGCCGGGGGAGCCACCTTGCAGGTGACCTTGCCCTCGACGGTGCCGCTGGTCGGGCCACCGAGGATCTCGATCGCCCGCTTGCTGGTCCCGGAGGCCGAGGCGCTCCAGGAGTCGCTCACGGTGCGGGACTGGTAGCCGTGGCCGCTGAAGTAGACGTCCTGCCAGCTGCCCGCGGAACCGTCACGGATCCAGCGGTACTTCACGTGGCCGCTGCCGTACGAAGCGCTGATCGTGCCGGTGAAGGTGCGGGCGACCGGGCAGTCACCCTCGTAGTTCGCCGGGGCGTCGACGGAGGCCGAGACCTTCGGCGACGAGTCCCTGCACTCGATCCTGAAGTAGGAACGACCGGAGGAGGACTTGACCGGGCTGAGGATCTGCAGCTGCGCCCAGCCCCGGTAGTCGTCACGCGGCCTGATCGTGTGGTAGACCCTGCGCGAACCGTCGACGCGGACGGCGTCGCGGTCGACGACGTGACCGTTGACGACCCACTGGTAGCGCACCCAGCGGTGGCTGGAGGAGGTGATGCGGCCGATCAGCGTCGCCGAGCAGTTGTTCTCGTCGACCCAGATCTGAGCACCGACGTGGCCGGTGTTGACGACCTGCTTGCCGCCGTCGCCCTCGTCGCCGCCACAGGAGACCGTGAAGTAACCCTTGGCGGAGGTCTTCTTGCGCGGCGCCAGGACCTCGACCGCCTGCCAGCCCTTGGTGTCACCGCCCTTGAAGGTCGACGACTCCTTGACAGTGGCGTTCTTGACGCCCTTGCCCTTGAGGGTGAACGTCTTGACCTTGCTCTTGGTGCCGTTGCCACGGAGCCAGCGGTAGGCGACCGTGGTCTTGCTCGCGTAGGTCTTCACCTTGATGTTCGACGAGAAGGTCACCTTGGTGGGGCACTCGTCGGACTTCGCGGGGGAGGCCTTGGTCTTGCTGACCGAGACCACGGGCCTCGGCGTGGAGTGGGAGGAAGATGCCTTCCCCGCCTGGGTGGAGCTACTGGCCGCCGCTGCGGGCGAGGCCAGAAGCCCTGCCGCCATGGTTGCCAGCATGGCCGCGCTGGCTCCTGCGGCGGCTAGCTTTCGAGCTAGTCCGGACATGAGGGGATGCTCCGTTTCGTTAGGAACGAAAGTGCGCTCCGGAGACGGTTGCCGCCCCGACACCAGCTGTGCCGGGCCCCACGGCAAAGCCTCACTAAAGCTTCTTTACCTAACCATAAAACGGAATGATCCCTCAATACTCCTTAAGTATAGGAAATGTCCAGATGCTGTCAGGGTTTAGATGCCAACCAGGCGATTCCATCCAAAATGTCGTGTTCACTGACGACAACTTCTGTGAAGCCGTACCGCTCGACGATCCGGTTCAGAATCAGGGCGCCGGCACCGATCACGTCGACCCGGCCGGGGTGCATGACGGGAATGGCCGCCCGCTCGTCATGGGACATCTCCAGCAGACGCCGGGAAATCTCACGGGTCCGAGCTGCCGGAATTCGTGAGTGGTGGATTTTATGCGGGTCGTATTCCGGCAGATCAAG from Streptosporangium sp. NBC_01756 includes the following:
- a CDS encoding NAD(P)/FAD-dependent oxidoreductase, whose amino-acid sequence is MNRNSKHIVVVGGGYVGLYTVLRLQHTLRKELRDGSVHITVLTPESHMTYQPFLPEAAAGNLSPRHVVVPLRRVLKKATILNGKVSKVNHAAKSVTFAPNVGTPHEIDYDIVVMAAGSVSRTLPIPGLADAAIGFKTVGESIALRNRVLELLDRAESDGDEALRRRALTFVVVGGGFAGVEALAELEDMAVDAVRYYRNVSREDMRWVLVEATDRILPEVGPEMGKWTAEQLRERGMEVKMGTRLNSCEGGLVKLSDGAEFESATIVWTAGVKPSPVVNAGDLPLDERGRIKATARLTVAGVKDAFSAGDVAGVPDVTNPGQYCAPNAQHAVRQAKVLADNITRHLHGEELVDYRHKYVGSVAGLGLHKGVANVYGVKLRGLPAWFMHRTYHLSRVPTLNRKVRVMADWTLALFFKRETVSLGEIEAPRTEFRKAATT
- a CDS encoding uracil-DNA glycosylase; protein product: MSHVPPGSGWPDDPARPDTPVAHDPAEVAELAGASRTLAELTARQSVCRACPRLVEWREEVATVRRRAFAEETYWGRPIAGWGEEQPEVLIVGLAPAAHGGNRTGRIFTGDRSGDWLFASLHRTGLAAQETSVHAGDGQRLIGARMVAAVRCAPPANKPEPAERAACFPWLTREIALVAGSVRVVVALGGYAWQAVWPALRDAGYDLPRPRPPFGHGAEVKISRDGTPVHLLGCYHPSQQNTFTGRVTAGMLDALFTRANALRCL